In Rhizobium lusitanum, a genomic segment contains:
- a CDS encoding HAL/PAL/TAL family ammonia-lyase, producing the protein MEHNDQSSEGSVTVTLGTAPATIGEIAAIATGAKVALCPDAIEGMSRVQQHLLKAIKDNVPIYGLTTGVGDLYTVKLKPEDMSQMQLNTLRSHASGMGAPLDPPAVRAIMATMIKALLQGCSGVSAGLVQTMSEMLNRGVTPWSPAKGSVGYLIATSHIGLVIFGEGRAWYEGELLSGREAMTRAGITIKAPGPREGHALISGTYEITGIGALAIHQAEQLVAIADVAGAMSLEALKGNSRGYDERLQRMRPHPGQIATAGRLRSLLSDSEVLAKHRDHRLQDALSLRCIPQVHGGVRDALTYCRDVLTIEINSVTDNPVFVIEDEELVPLPGGNGHGAPTALALDVLAIAIAHVSTMSQARSDRLTNGHISELPPFLMGASGANSGFMIPPYAAAAIAGDNRSLAAPASVHTVTTCASQEDHVSMGVSAAMQARTAADNLADILTIELICAAQGLEFHRPLRPGRGTGAAYDAIRQVVPPRDSDRAMYPELQAVRDLIDNGTIARAVEGALAVNI; encoded by the coding sequence GCCCCGGCCACGATTGGGGAGATCGCGGCGATTGCAACCGGAGCAAAGGTCGCGCTTTGCCCCGATGCCATCGAGGGCATGAGCAGGGTCCAGCAACATCTTCTCAAAGCGATCAAGGACAACGTGCCGATCTACGGCCTGACGACCGGGGTCGGCGATCTCTACACCGTCAAGCTTAAGCCCGAAGACATGTCCCAGATGCAGCTCAATACGCTGCGCAGTCATGCGAGCGGCATGGGCGCGCCGCTTGATCCCCCGGCCGTGCGCGCCATCATGGCGACGATGATCAAGGCGCTATTGCAGGGTTGCAGCGGCGTCAGCGCCGGGCTTGTGCAGACCATGAGTGAGATGCTCAATCGCGGCGTCACCCCTTGGTCGCCCGCAAAGGGATCCGTCGGCTATCTGATCGCGACGTCGCATATCGGTCTCGTTATTTTCGGCGAGGGACGCGCCTGGTACGAAGGCGAGCTGCTTTCAGGACGCGAAGCGATGACCCGCGCCGGCATCACTATTAAGGCTCCCGGCCCTCGCGAAGGCCATGCGCTGATCAGCGGCACCTATGAAATTACCGGAATCGGCGCGCTCGCCATCCATCAGGCCGAGCAATTGGTAGCGATTGCCGATGTCGCCGGCGCCATGAGCCTCGAGGCGCTGAAGGGTAACAGCCGGGGCTATGACGAACGACTGCAGCGGATGCGGCCGCATCCGGGGCAAATCGCGACGGCCGGTCGGCTGCGAAGCCTGTTGTCGGATAGCGAGGTACTGGCGAAGCATCGCGATCATCGCCTTCAGGATGCGCTCAGCCTGCGCTGCATTCCGCAGGTCCATGGCGGCGTGCGCGACGCGCTTACCTATTGCCGCGATGTACTGACCATCGAGATCAACTCCGTGACCGACAACCCCGTTTTCGTCATCGAAGACGAGGAGCTTGTGCCTCTGCCCGGCGGCAACGGCCATGGCGCGCCGACGGCGCTCGCGCTGGATGTGCTGGCAATCGCCATCGCACATGTGAGCACCATGTCGCAGGCAAGATCGGACCGCCTGACCAATGGCCATATCAGCGAGCTGCCGCCTTTTCTCATGGGCGCGAGTGGCGCAAATTCCGGCTTCATGATCCCGCCCTATGCGGCCGCAGCCATCGCCGGCGATAATCGCAGCCTTGCGGCACCGGCTTCGGTCCATACTGTGACCACCTGCGCCAGCCAGGAAGACCATGTGAGCATGGGCGTCTCTGCGGCAATGCAGGCTCGCACGGCGGCCGACAATCTCGCCGATATCCTGACGATCGAGTTAATCTGCGCTGCCCAAGGGCTAGAATTCCACCGGCCTTTGCGGCCGGGCAGGGGCACGGGTGCGGCCTATGACGCGATCCGGCAAGTCGTTCCGCCGCGCGACAGCGACCGCGCCATGTATCCGGAACTGCAGGCCGTCCGCGACCTTATCGACAACGGCACCATCGCGAGGGCCGTCGAAGGTGCCCTCGCAGTCAACATCTAA